CCTGGGCCACGCGGGGATCAGCGACGACCTGGCCGCGGCCTGCGCCGACGTCACGGGCGGGAACCCGTTCCTGGTCACCGCCCTGGCCGAGCTGCTCGGTACGACGGACGTCCGCGCGCTCGTCCCCCGGACCGTCGTCGACACGGTCGTGCAGCGCCTCACCGCACTCGGCTCGGCCGAACAGGCGCTCGCCCGCGCGGTCGCGATCCTCGAGTCGGCGCCGCTGCGCACTGCCGCCGGTCTGGCCGGCTTGTCGCCCGAGGAGGCCGGCGTCGCGGCCGACCGGCTGCGCGACGCCGGGCTGTTCGCGACCGAGCGGTTGCTGGGGTTCCGGCACGCGCTGCTCCGCAGTGCCGTCGCCGCCGCGACCGGGGCCGCGACCCGCGACGACCTGCACCGGCGCGCCGCGCGAGCGCTCGCGCAGGAGCCCGACGGCCTCCACCCGGCCGCCGGGCACCTGCTGGAGGCCGAGGGCATGGCCGACCCGTGGGCAGTCGAGCTGCTGCGGACCGCGGCGCGGGCGGCGCTCGCCGACGGTGCTCCCCAGGCCGCCGTCGACCTGCTGCGCCGCGCGGTCGCCGAGCCGCCGCCGGCCGCCGGGCTCCCGGGCCTGCTCGTCGAGCTCGGCACCGCCGAGCTGCACGCCGGCGACCCGGCGTCGGTGACCACGCTCGAGCGTGCCGGCCGCGGCGTCACCGACCCCGTGCTGCGGGCGCACTGCGCGCTGGGGCTGGCGACGGCCTACCACGTCGGCGGGTTCTACGAGCTGTCCGTGCCGGTCCTGGAGGAGGCGCTGGCCGAGCTCGGACCCGAGCACGGCGACCTGACGCTCGTCGTCGAGGCCGCGCTCGTCGCGGCCGAGATCTCGGTGCCCGGTCGTTTCGAGAACGCCCGGGCCCGGCTCGCCGCGCACGGCGAGCTCGCGGGCGCCACCCCCGGCGAGCGGCTGCTCCTCATCCACCAGGCCTCGGTCGCCAACGCCACGCTCGCGCCGATCGCGCGGGCCGGTGAGCTGGCTCGCCGCGCGATCGGCGACGGCGCGACACCCGAGCAGCTGGCCAGCCCGTTCGCTTGGTCGCTCGCGCGCATCCACCTGGCCTGCTCCGGGGAGTACGACGCCGCGGCCGACCTCTGCGCGCAGGGACTCGAGCTCGCCGCCCGCGAGGGCTCGGTCCCCATCTACGCCGCTGCCTCGGTGACCCGCGGCTGGGCTCACCTGTGGGCCGGACGCCTCGACGACAGCGGCACCGACTTCGCCGAGGCGCTGCGCCATGCCGAGCTCGTCCCCGGCGGCCAGCTGGTCCGGCTGATGGCCGCCGCCGGCCTGGCGGAGGTGCTGCTCGCCCAAGGCCGGCTGGCGGACGCGGTGGCCGCGGTCGAGCAGATCCCCGAGGAGGTCGCCGTCGACCGCAACCACGCGACCGGCATCCACCTGCTGCGCGCCCGCGGCCAGGTCCGCGCCGCGACCGGCGACCACGAGGGCGCCCTCAGCTCGCTGCGGCTGTGCGCGCAGCGACTGGCCGAGCTCGACATGGACTCGCCCACCTGGTGCGGCTGGCGGGCCGTCGCCGTCGAGAGCCTGTGGGCCCTCGGACGGGTCGAGGAGGCTCGCGAGCTGGCGGCCACCGAGCTCGCCGTCGCCGAGCAGAAGGCGGGCGCGAGCATGCTCGGCCAGGCGCTGCGGGTCGCGGGCGAGGTCGCGGCCACCGACGGGATCGCGCTGCTGGAGCGCTCTGTCGACGTCCTCACCGGCTCCCAGGCCCGGCTCCAGGAGGCCCGGTCCCGGGTCGCGCTCGGAGCCGCGCTGCGCCGTACCGGGCAGCGGGTCCAGGGCCGCGAGCAGCTCCGGATCGGGCGCGAGCTGGCCCACCGGCTCGGGGCGAGGCTGCTCACCGAGCGGGCGAGCACCGAGCTCGCGCTCGCCGGCGGCCGCGCCGGGCGGATCGAGGTCAGCGGCGTCGCGGCGCTGACCTCCGCCGAGCGCCGCGTGGTCGAGCTGGCGGCGTCCGGGCTGCGCAACCGCGAGATCGCCCAGCGCCTGTTCCTCAGCACCAAGACCGTCGAGGTGCACCTCTCCCGCGCGTACCGCAAGCTCGACGTCGGACGCGACGGCCTCGCCGCGACGCTCGCCGCCGACGCGTAGGAGACTGCTGCCATGGCCGCCCACGACACCCGCATGCTGCTGCTGGGTGCCGTCGCGCTGTTCGAGCCGGTCAACGGCTACCAGATCCGCCGCGAGCTGCTCTCGTGGAGCGTCGACGACTGGGCCCACCTCAACCCGGGCTCGATCTACAACGGCCTGGCCACGCTGACCCGGCAGGGCTTCCTGGTGCGCCACGACCTCGAGGACGGCGGCCGGGAGGTGGCGGTCTACGAGTCGACGCCGTCCGGGCGGACCGAGCTCGAGCGCCTGGTGACCGCCGGCCTCGAGGAGGTCAGCGTCGTCGACCGCACGGCGTTCAGCGCGGCGTTCGGCCTGCTCCCGCTCGTCTCCCCCGACCAGGCGCTGCGCTCGCTGGTCCGCCGCCGGGTCGCGCTCGAGGAGCTCGTCGCCCGGCTCTCCTCGCCCCCGGCGCCCGGGGACGCGCCCCCGCACGCGCTGCGCACCGTCGTGATGTGGCTCGACCTCGCCGTCGCCGAGCTGGCCTGGCTGCGCGAGACCATCGAGGAGCTGAAGGCGGGCCGGCTCGCCCTCGACGCGTCGACCTGGACGCCGCCCGCCGACGATCCCGGCTGGCAGATGAACGCCGACCGCGAGCGCTACCGGGCCCTGCTCGGCGGCTGACCCTGCCCTGCTCGGCCACCGATGAATGTCGGTGGCCGGTGTTGTCGTACTCGGGAGAACCCGTTTGACGGACCGGTGTTCAACGTTGAATACTCACAGGTGTTCAACCTTGACGACGAGGGGATACGACGATGATCCGTGCACGAGGACTCGTGCAGACCTTCCACAGCGGACAGGGCAAGCAGAAGAAGGAGGTCCACGCCGTGCGTGGCGTCGACCTCGACGTCGCGGAGGGCGAGGTCGTCGGCTTCCTCGGGCCCAACGGCGCCGGCAAGACCACGACGCTGCGGATGCTGACCACACTGCTCAAGCCGACGGCCGGCACGGCGAGCGTGGCCGGCTTCGACGTCGCGACGCAGGCGGTCGACGTACGCCGCAGCATCGGCTACTGCTCGCAGGTCGGCTCGACCTTCTCCGGTGCCTACGCCGGGGACGAGGTCGTCGACCACGGGATGCTCTACGGGATGTCGAGGAAGGCGGCCGTGGCCAAGGGCCAGGAGCTCTTCGACAAGCTGCAGCTCGAGGGGCTGTGGCGGCGGATGCCGAAGAACATGTCGGGCGGGCAGAAGCGGCGCCTCGACATCGCGATGGCGCTCATCCACTCGCCCAGCCTGGTGTTCCTCGACGAGCCGACCACCGGCCTCGACCCGCAGGCACGGATCAACCTGTGGCAACACATCGCGGACCTGCGGGCGAAGGAGGGCGCGACCGTCTTCCTGACCACGCACTACCTCGACGAGGCCGACGCGCTGGCCGACCGGATCGTGATCATCGACCGGGGCGAGATCGTCGCGAGCGACACCGCCGACAACCTCAAGGCCGCCGTCGCCGGGGACCTGGTCGACCTCGAGGTCGCCACCGACGAGCAGGTCGCCGTCGCCCGCGACAAGCTCGGCACGATCAGCGCCGACGTCGAGGTCGAGGGCCACCACGTCCGCGGCCGGGTCGCCCGGGCCGGCAAGGCCGTCCCCGGCCTGCTGCGCGACCTGGAGAACTCCGGGGTCGGCCTGGAGTCGATCGAGGTCGTCCGCCCCACCCTCGACGACGTCTTCCTCACCCTCACCGGCCGCTCGCTGCGCGACGCCGAGGCCGCCGCCGAGGCGAAGGACAGCCCCGCCCCCGACGCCGCGACCACCGAAGGAGCACCGGCATGAGCACGTTCTTCCGCGAGTCCTGGATCGTCTTCAACCGCCAGCTGCGGATGAACCTGCGCAACCCGGCGTGGGTGATCATCGGCATGTTGCAGCCGGTCCTCTACCTGCTGCTGTTCGGGCCGCTGCTCGAGCCGGTCATCGCCCAGCTCGGCGGCAACAAGTACACCTGGTTCGTGCCCGGCATGCTCGTCCAGCTCGGCATCTTCGGGGCCTTCTTCGCCGGCTTCTCGCTGATCGGCGAGTGGCGCGAGGGCGTCATCGAGGCCGAGCGGGTCACCCCCGCGCACCGCTCGGCGCTGCTGTTCGGCCGCCTCTACCGCGACCTGCTCCAGCTCTTCGTCCAGGCCGTGATCCTCGTCGGCCTGGGCCTGTGGCTCGGCATGGACGCGTCGTTCGGCGGCATCGTCGTCGGCGTCGTGCTGACGCTGATGCTCGGCGGCGCCTGCGCGGCCGCGTCCAACGCGCTGGCCCTCACCACCAAGAGCGAGGACGTGATGGCGCCGGTCATCAACGTCGTGATGATGCCGGTGCTGCTGCTCAGCGGCATCCTGCTCCCGATGAGCTTCGGTGCGGGCTGGCTGGAGCGGCTCAGCGACTTCATGCCGATCCGCCACGTCGTCGACGCCGTCCGCTCCGCCTTCTTCGGCGACTTCGACGCCTCGATGCTGTGGGGGGTCGGCTGGACGGTCGTGCTGTTCGGGCTGGCGGTGTGGTGGGGCACCTCGGTGTTCAAGAAGGAGAACGCCTGACCGCACGCCGGGTGGCGCGGGACGGACTCAGCCGCCCGGCAGGCCGGCGAGCAGCTTGTCGAGGTCGAGCACCAGGTCGGGGTCGGGCGCCTGGATCGTCGCCTCCTCGTCGATGTCCGAGAACTCGAAGTGGTCGACCTCGGACTCCTCGATGCGCAGGACGTAGTGCGGCTCCGCGACCCGGATGGTGAGCACCTCGCGCTGCGAGCCCTCGGTCTGCTCGATCCTCACCGCCCTCTCGCCCTGGACGGTGGTGGTGCCGAGGTTCTTCGCGACGGCGTCCTCGCGGCCGTCGCGCTCGAGCAGCTCGTCGAGGTCGCAGAACGCCTCGGTGCTGTCGGTCATCGAGTCGTCGACGACCCACTTGTCGCCGATCAGCGGCAGCACGAAGCCCGCCGTACCCGCCCCGACGACGCCGTCCCAGAACTTGGCGTCGGCGCGCAGCCAGGTCGTGTCGCCGACGTGCAGGATGTCGGCGGTGCCGCCGGAGGTGGCGGAGGTCAGCTTGCCCTTGCAGTCGCCGCGCGTCGTGGAGACGACGTCGACCCGGACGGTGTCGCCGCCGTCGGCGAACTCGCCGCGGATCCGGGCGGTCTCCACGACCGACATGTCCTTCTGCGACGCCCGGACGATCTCCTTCGCGGGCTGCTCGAGGAAGGAGTCACCTCCGCCGCCCGGGTCGCTGTCACGGGTCACCAGGGCCACGGCGACGCCGATCCCGGCGGCCAGCAGCACGGCGAGCACGGTGAGGAGGAGCCAGGTCCGCAGCCCGGGTCCGGTCCGCCGTGCGGGCACGGTCGCGAACGGCAGGGGCGCCGAGCCGGGCGGACCGGACGGAGCGGGCGGAGCGGGGGGCGGCGGCATCGTGGTCGCCGGAGCCGGCGGGGGCGTCGGCGTGGGCGTGGGAGCCACGGGCCGCGCGACCGGGCGCAGCGCAGTGGCACCCCTCTCCTCGGGTTGCGCGGCACCGGGCGTGACCGGGAGCCGCAGCGCGGCCTGCAGGTCGGCGCTCATCTCGGCGGCCCGCTGGTAGCGGTCGGCCGGGTCCTTGGCCATCGCGGTGCGCAGGATCCGGTTGGTGGCGTGCACCATCGCGCTCGTGCCGGCCAGCTGCGGGATCGGGTCGCGGACGTGGGCCGCGACGAGCTGGTACTCCGAGTCCCCTCGGTACGGCGGCCGCCCGGTCAGGGTGACCCACAGCAGGCAGCCCAGGGCGTAGAGGTCGCTGACCGCGCTGGCCCGCGCACCGCCGTGCAGCTCGGGCGCCATGTAGGAGGGCGTACCGGCCGTCGAGGAGCTGAACCGGGTGGCGTCCGCGTTCATCCGGCGGGCGATGCCGAAGTCGGCGAGATAGGCACGCACCGAGCCGGGCCGCCGGCGTACGAGCACGTTGCCGGGCTTGATGTCGCGGTGCACCAGCCCTGCGTCGTGGGCGTCGGCGAGTCCGCTGCTGACCTGCTCGATGATCTCGAGCGCCTCCACCAGCGAGGGCACCCCCTGGCTGCGGATCAGCTGGCCGAGGTCGCCGCCGGGGATCAGCTGGCTGGCGATGTAGAGGTAGCCGTCCTCCTCACCGTGCGCGTAGACCGCGACGACGTGGGCCGACTCGAGCGAGGCCTGCGCCCGGGCCTCGCGGGTGAACCGCTCGCGGAACTCGGGGTCGTGCGCGAACAGCGGTGCGATGACCTTCAGCGCCACCTCGCGGCCGAGGTTCTCCTCCATCGCGCGGTAGACCACGCCCATGCCGCCCTGGCCGAGCTGCTCGAGGATCCGGAACCGGCCGATCCGGGCACCGACGGCCGCGGGCTCACGCGGGCCGCCGGGACCACCGGGGCCGGAGGACGAGGACACGCCCCCTGTTCTACCGGACTTCTGCCCCAGCGCGACGTTGACGAGGAGCGCGGCGCTGCCCGCCGGACCGACCAACCCCCCAGTTGTCCCCGAGAGCACGGACCGGAGCGGGGATGGAGCGCCGCGGCTCCTCGTGACCGGGCTCGCTCCCCCACGGTGCGAACCCGGACCCGATTCTCCCGGGCCGCGTGGGGGTGGCGGTACCAGCGGAATGGAGGACAGCCACGGACCCCGAGCGGTGGGTGAAATCTGTCGGCATTCGGCTGCGGATCGCCCACCGGGCCGCCATATTTGGCCCGCGCCGGGTTCCGCGGCGCGGGCGGAGGGGGACCGGATGACCGACACCGCGCAGGGGCCGATCCTCGACCCGGGCGGCTTCCACGGACCCGCGGACCTCGCCGCGGCGCTCACCACGCTGCGGACGTTCCGCGGGCTCACGGTGCGCGAGGTGGCTCGGTCGACGGGCATCCCGAGCGCGACACTGGGCGGCTGGTTCAGCGGCCGCCACCTTCCGCCGCACAGCCAGCCGGAGGCGTACGACAGCCTGCTCGACGCACTCGGCGTCCCGCCGGAGGAGCGGGCCGCATGGCGCACCGCGCTGCTCCGGCTGCGCCGGGTCCCGGGGCCCCGACGCAAGGACGACGCGGTGCCCTACCGCGGCCTGGAGAGCTACGGGGTCGAGCACGCGGGCATGTACGTCGGCCGCGAGGCGGAGGTGCAGCGCCTGGTCGAACAGGTCGTCGCGCTCGCCGGTGCGGACGGGCTGCGCGTGGTCGCGGTCATCGGCCCGTCCGGCAGCGGCAAGTCCTCCCTGCTGAACGCCGGCCTGCTGGCGAGCGCCGCCGAGCGCGGCCTCACCACCGCGGCACTCAGTGTGGACGACGTCGCGGCCGGGACCGAGCCCGAGACCGACGACCGGGACGTGCGGGTGGTCGTGGTCGACCAGCTCGAGCAGGTGCTGACCGAACGGTTCTCCGCCGAGGCGCGGACCCGGGTGCTGCGCCAGGTGCGCGCGTGGGCGAGCAGCGAGCGGACCGTGGTCGTCGTCGGCCTGCGCGCCGACTTCCTGGCCAAGGCACTCACCGACCCGTCCCTGGGTCCGCTGGTCCAGGCGCACCAGGTGCTGCTGACGCCGCTGGAGCGCGACACACTGCGCCGCGTGATCGTCGAGCCCGCGCAACGGGCCGGCCGCCCGATCGAGGACGAGGCCGTCGACCTCGCCCTGCGCGACGTCGCACCGGTCGACGACCCCGACGGCCTCGACGCGGCCAGCACGCTGCCGTTGCTCTCGCACGCACTGCTCGTCGCCTGGGCACGGGCGGGCGGCTCGCGGATCACCGCGACGACCTACGTCGCGGCCGGCGGGGTGCGCGGCGGGGTCGAGACGTCCGCCGAGGCGGCCTACTCCTCCCTCGACGAGTCCGCCCGCGTCGCAGCGCGCCGCCTGTTCCGGATGATGGTGATCGCGGACGCCGACGGCGTCGCCCTGCGCCGGCCGGTCAGCCACGCCGACCTCGCCGACGACCCCGACCTGGAGCGGGCGGCCGACGCCTTCGTCGAGCAGCGGATCCTGACGGCTCACGAGTCGACCTTCGAGATCAGCCACGAGGTCGTCCTCGTCGCCTGGGCGCGGTTGCGGGGCTGGCTGACCGACGACCAGGGCACCCGGTTGGTCCAGCACCGGATCGCGCTGGCGACCCGGGCGTGGGACGCGCACGCCCACGACCCCGGCTCGCTGCTGCGCGGCACCGTGCTCTCCGAGGCGCGCGCCCTGCCTCCCGAACGACGCCAGGAGCTGACCGCTGCCGAGCGCACCTTCCTCGACGCCAGCGCCGCCGATGCCGACGCGGTCGCCCGCCGCGAGCGGCGCGGCCGGATCCGGCTGCAGGTGCTCGCCGCGTGCGCCGCAGCGCTCGCCCTGCTGACCGGCGTGACGGCCGCCTACCTGTTCGACGCGCGCAGCACGGCGAACGATGCCCGCGCCGCGGCCGAGTCCGCACAGCGCAACGCCCTGTCGCGCCAGGTCGCAGCGGAGGCCCGGCTGACGCGCGACACGGACCCGTCGATCGCGGCCCAGCTCGCCGCGGCGGCGTACCGGATCAGCCCGACCCCTGAGGCCCGTTCCGCACTGCTGGAGGCGACCGGCGAACCGATGGTCACCCGCCTGACGGGGCCGGAGGGCCCCAGTCGCGCGATCGTCTCCCCGGACGGGCGGACCCTGGCGATCGCGCTCGCGGACGGCACGGTCCGCTTCCACGACATCGGCGCCGACGGCCGGCCCTCGCGCACGCTCGCGCAGCAGGTGCAGGTGGACGACGGCCAGCTCTACGCCTCGGCCTACAGCGAGGACGGTCGCCTGCTCGCCGTCGGCAGCGCGTCCGGCAAGGTCGCCCTCTACGACGTCTCCTCGAGCCGTGCCGTGGCCGTCGCGACAGCGTCGGTCGAGGACTCCGCGATCCTGGCCCTGCTGGTGCACGACGGCGTCGTCTACGCCGGCACCGGCGCCGGGCTGCTGCGCTGGCGCATCGGGGACGGCGAGCTCGTCGCCCTTCCCGCCACGCCGGCGCACGACGCGACGGTCGCCTCGCTCGCACTCGCCCC
This genomic interval from Nocardioides kongjuensis contains the following:
- a CDS encoding AAA family ATPase, with protein sequence MPSRRLVEREASLAQAGAALDRLRAGHGAALCLLGPAGAGKTSLLDSILAAAGDLRVLHAAAGELEAHSPYGVVRHLFGRVLTALDPDALDGLDGLAHGAARAAVDLVLHRGEPVGDPSVMLNSLYWLLDGLVADGPLVLAVDDAHWADEASLLFCRHLLSRAGELPVLLVVAARDILPERRSPALAALVADSARVDLEPLSVAGVRSCLADLGHAGISDDLAAACADVTGGNPFLVTALAELLGTTDVRALVPRTVVDTVVQRLTALGSAEQALARAVAILESAPLRTAAGLAGLSPEEAGVAADRLRDAGLFATERLLGFRHALLRSAVAAATGAATRDDLHRRAARALAQEPDGLHPAAGHLLEAEGMADPWAVELLRTAARAALADGAPQAAVDLLRRAVAEPPPAAGLPGLLVELGTAELHAGDPASVTTLERAGRGVTDPVLRAHCALGLATAYHVGGFYELSVPVLEEALAELGPEHGDLTLVVEAALVAAEISVPGRFENARARLAAHGELAGATPGERLLLIHQASVANATLAPIARAGELARRAIGDGATPEQLASPFAWSLARIHLACSGEYDAAADLCAQGLELAAREGSVPIYAAASVTRGWAHLWAGRLDDSGTDFAEALRHAELVPGGQLVRLMAAAGLAEVLLAQGRLADAVAAVEQIPEEVAVDRNHATGIHLLRARGQVRAATGDHEGALSSLRLCAQRLAELDMDSPTWCGWRAVAVESLWALGRVEEARELAATELAVAEQKAGASMLGQALRVAGEVAATDGIALLERSVDVLTGSQARLQEARSRVALGAALRRTGQRVQGREQLRIGRELAHRLGARLLTERASTELALAGGRAGRIEVSGVAALTSAERRVVELAASGLRNREIAQRLFLSTKTVEVHLSRAYRKLDVGRDGLAATLAADA
- a CDS encoding PadR family transcriptional regulator: MAAHDTRMLLLGAVALFEPVNGYQIRRELLSWSVDDWAHLNPGSIYNGLATLTRQGFLVRHDLEDGGREVAVYESTPSGRTELERLVTAGLEEVSVVDRTAFSAAFGLLPLVSPDQALRSLVRRRVALEELVARLSSPPAPGDAPPHALRTVVMWLDLAVAELAWLRETIEELKAGRLALDASTWTPPADDPGWQMNADRERYRALLGG
- a CDS encoding ATP-binding cassette domain-containing protein, with amino-acid sequence MIRARGLVQTFHSGQGKQKKEVHAVRGVDLDVAEGEVVGFLGPNGAGKTTTLRMLTTLLKPTAGTASVAGFDVATQAVDVRRSIGYCSQVGSTFSGAYAGDEVVDHGMLYGMSRKAAVAKGQELFDKLQLEGLWRRMPKNMSGGQKRRLDIAMALIHSPSLVFLDEPTTGLDPQARINLWQHIADLRAKEGATVFLTTHYLDEADALADRIVIIDRGEIVASDTADNLKAAVAGDLVDLEVATDEQVAVARDKLGTISADVEVEGHHVRGRVARAGKAVPGLLRDLENSGVGLESIEVVRPTLDDVFLTLTGRSLRDAEAAAEAKDSPAPDAATTEGAPA
- a CDS encoding ABC transporter permease — protein: MSTFFRESWIVFNRQLRMNLRNPAWVIIGMLQPVLYLLLFGPLLEPVIAQLGGNKYTWFVPGMLVQLGIFGAFFAGFSLIGEWREGVIEAERVTPAHRSALLFGRLYRDLLQLFVQAVILVGLGLWLGMDASFGGIVVGVVLTLMLGGACAAASNALALTTKSEDVMAPVINVVMMPVLLLSGILLPMSFGAGWLERLSDFMPIRHVVDAVRSAFFGDFDASMLWGVGWTVVLFGLAVWWGTSVFKKENA
- a CDS encoding protein kinase domain-containing protein, whose protein sequence is MSSSSGPGGPGGPREPAAVGARIGRFRILEQLGQGGMGVVYRAMEENLGREVALKVIAPLFAHDPEFRERFTREARAQASLESAHVVAVYAHGEEDGYLYIASQLIPGGDLGQLIRSQGVPSLVEALEIIEQVSSGLADAHDAGLVHRDIKPGNVLVRRRPGSVRAYLADFGIARRMNADATRFSSSTAGTPSYMAPELHGGARASAVSDLYALGCLLWVTLTGRPPYRGDSEYQLVAAHVRDPIPQLAGTSAMVHATNRILRTAMAKDPADRYQRAAEMSADLQAALRLPVTPGAAQPEERGATALRPVARPVAPTPTPTPPPAPATTMPPPPAPPAPSGPPGSAPLPFATVPARRTGPGLRTWLLLTVLAVLLAAGIGVAVALVTRDSDPGGGGDSFLEQPAKEIVRASQKDMSVVETARIRGEFADGGDTVRVDVVSTTRGDCKGKLTSATSGGTADILHVGDTTWLRADAKFWDGVVGAGTAGFVLPLIGDKWVVDDSMTDSTEAFCDLDELLERDGREDAVAKNLGTTTVQGERAVRIEQTEGSQREVLTIRVAEPHYVLRIEESEVDHFEFSDIDEEATIQAPDPDLVLDLDKLLAGLPGG
- a CDS encoding helix-turn-helix domain-containing protein; amino-acid sequence: MTDTAQGPILDPGGFHGPADLAAALTTLRTFRGLTVREVARSTGIPSATLGGWFSGRHLPPHSQPEAYDSLLDALGVPPEERAAWRTALLRLRRVPGPRRKDDAVPYRGLESYGVEHAGMYVGREAEVQRLVEQVVALAGADGLRVVAVIGPSGSGKSSLLNAGLLASAAERGLTTAALSVDDVAAGTEPETDDRDVRVVVVDQLEQVLTERFSAEARTRVLRQVRAWASSERTVVVVGLRADFLAKALTDPSLGPLVQAHQVLLTPLERDTLRRVIVEPAQRAGRPIEDEAVDLALRDVAPVDDPDGLDAASTLPLLSHALLVAWARAGGSRITATTYVAAGGVRGGVETSAEAAYSSLDESARVAARRLFRMMVIADADGVALRRPVSHADLADDPDLERAADAFVEQRILTAHESTFEISHEVVLVAWARLRGWLTDDQGTRLVQHRIALATRAWDAHAHDPGSLLRGTVLSEARALPPERRQELTAAERTFLDASAADADAVARRERRGRIRLQVLAACAAALALLTGVTAAYLFDARSTANDARAAAESAQRNALSRQVAAEARLTRDTDPSIAAQLAAAAYRISPTPEARSALLEATGEPMVTRLTGPEGPSRAIVSPDGRTLAIALADGTVRFHDIGADGRPSRTLAQQVQVDDGQLYASAYSEDGRLLAVGSASGKVALYDVSSSRAVAVATASVEDSAILALLVHDGVVYAGTGAGLLRWRIGDGELVALPATPAHDATVASLALAPDGRLVTGSNDGTARVWQVGTKRLHEIRSFSVGSPTTTVTAAAVSPDGRLLATGSKDKAVRVWDLAGDRAEPLQELEGAGSWVNAVAWTPDGSQLAAGASGANLLVWTADTWRRVADIEPTANIGSITYSPDGEMLVTSSTDGSTRFWPRHPAAPTTAFGDTVWNLGTPDTGVLYASTGSADPVIRRFDVTDPAAPVLDGAPYAAPAAAALSGSASVSRDGSLLAGGTNAGELAVWRTDGPRDQPVVVPVATDLVEATTFSADGATVAVASDDGTVTLVDVTGETPRTVRSLEVGTIVLSVGFSPDGRLVAAGGADNLLHLYRVADGKELATMTFDNYVYGTAFSPDSTLLAAGSTDRTVQVWDVTRPDEPRRIGKALTGPSSTVFLVAWSPDGSRLAGASQDGSVWLWDRDGGTFRARASIANLGSGAVSVGWLANGEALAAGGLGGTLRTWTSDPELAIDQICARSGTLMTRGEWDRHVPGSEPIAPC